Proteins from a single region of Streptomyces glaucescens:
- a CDS encoding ATP-binding protein, whose protein sequence is MEAVPWGEDGTAPRERTMQTTVALDGEGADIGRARRLAAGFLTRVQAEHGLPISQRAMDLTQLVVSELVTNALKYAPGPVLLDLRIAGDVVEVMVWDSDPVLPIARAADAGRVGQHGLEIVMAVAQGFEAQREPVGKRITARIALMDDPGGAVAGHRPL, encoded by the coding sequence ATGGAAGCAGTTCCCTGGGGCGAGGACGGCACGGCGCCGCGTGAGCGGACGATGCAGACCACCGTGGCTCTGGACGGCGAGGGCGCGGACATCGGCCGGGCACGCCGTCTGGCAGCCGGTTTCCTCACTCGGGTGCAGGCCGAGCACGGCCTGCCCATCTCGCAGCGCGCCATGGACCTGACACAGCTGGTGGTCAGTGAGCTGGTCACCAACGCCCTGAAGTACGCGCCGGGGCCCGTCCTGCTGGACCTGCGGATCGCGGGTGACGTCGTGGAGGTGATGGTGTGGGACTCCGATCCGGTGCTGCCCATCGCCCGGGCCGCCGACGCCGGCCGGGTGGGACAGCACGGTCTGGAGATCGTGATGGCCGTCGCGCAGGGCTTCGAAGCCCAGCGCGAGCCGGTGGGCAAGCGCATCACCGCCCGTATCGCCCTGATGGACGACCCGGGCGGTGCCGTCGCGGGGCACCGGCCGCTGTAG
- a CDS encoding B3/4 domain-containing protein, translating into MTAFRIAPAVADAFPDTLIALVTATGLDGRGAWPATVTALDELERGLADGSWQPADETDPRIGSWHTAYRSFGTNPRRVRPSVDALGRRMAKRGTLPRINPAVDSYNAVSVRHGLPAGAFDLDHVLGDVEIRYADGSEEFTPLGEPGTVEHPRPGEIVYADASGVLTRHWNHRDAHRTRVTEDSTHVTFVLETLHATRDGGLLRTAAEELRGLLLPHTARTRVHYLTP; encoded by the coding sequence ATGACCGCCTTCCGCATCGCGCCCGCCGTCGCGGACGCCTTCCCCGACACCCTCATCGCCCTGGTCACCGCGACCGGCCTGGACGGCCGTGGGGCCTGGCCCGCCACGGTCACGGCTCTCGACGAGCTGGAGCGGGGGCTCGCCGACGGGTCCTGGCAGCCGGCCGACGAGACCGACCCCCGCATCGGGTCCTGGCACACCGCCTACCGGTCCTTCGGCACCAACCCGCGCCGCGTCCGCCCCAGTGTCGATGCCCTCGGCCGCCGCATGGCCAAGAGGGGCACCCTGCCCCGCATCAATCCGGCCGTCGATTCCTACAACGCCGTCTCCGTCCGCCACGGCCTGCCCGCCGGCGCCTTCGACCTCGACCACGTCCTCGGCGACGTGGAGATCCGGTACGCGGACGGCAGCGAGGAGTTCACCCCGCTCGGTGAACCCGGCACGGTCGAGCACCCCAGGCCCGGGGAGATCGTCTACGCCGATGCCTCCGGCGTCCTGACCCGCCACTGGAACCACCGTGACGCCCACCGCACGCGCGTCACCGAGGACTCCACGCACGTCACCTTCGTCCTGGAGACCCTGCACGCCACCCGCGACGGCGGCCTCCTGCGGACGGCGGCCGAGGAACTGCGCGGCCTGCTCCTCCCGCACACCGCACGGACCCGGGTGCACTACCTCACGCCGTAG
- a CDS encoding FMN-binding negative transcriptional regulator: MFIQPWDASLDEAEWQSWIADGHDFGVLAVNGLPGRPPVAVPTHFTSEPGRLLIHLARPNPAWQAIENCPDVLFTVFGDYAFVPGPWRAKPGTPPTEGVPTSYYTAVQFTCRAHILDDPEAKAELLRRQMAHFQPDGDHAPIAAGLPPYGRMLSGIRGLRLDVTEVRAKFKYDDHKPVEHRTAVAGRLSARAQGLDLPTAAQQRRRLDRIGPWQP; this comes from the coding sequence ATGTTCATCCAGCCCTGGGACGCCAGTCTCGACGAAGCCGAATGGCAGTCCTGGATCGCCGACGGCCACGACTTCGGCGTCCTCGCCGTCAACGGCCTGCCCGGCCGGCCCCCCGTCGCCGTCCCCACCCACTTCACCAGCGAGCCCGGCCGCCTCCTGATCCACCTGGCGCGCCCCAACCCCGCCTGGCAGGCGATCGAGAACTGCCCGGACGTCCTGTTCACCGTCTTCGGCGACTACGCCTTCGTCCCCGGCCCCTGGCGGGCCAAGCCGGGCACCCCGCCCACCGAGGGCGTGCCCACCAGCTACTACACCGCCGTCCAGTTCACCTGCCGCGCGCACATCCTCGACGACCCCGAGGCCAAGGCCGAGCTGCTGCGCCGCCAGATGGCCCACTTCCAGCCCGACGGCGACCACGCCCCCATCGCCGCCGGCCTGCCCCCGTACGGACGCATGCTGTCCGGCATCCGCGGTCTGCGCCTGGACGTCACCGAGGTCAGGGCGAAGTTCAAGTACGACGACCACAAGCCGGTCGAGCACCGCACCGCCGTCGCGGGCCGCCTCAGCGCACGTGCCCAGGGCCTCGACCTCCCCACCGCCGCCCAGCAGCGCCGCCGCCTGGACCGCATCGGCCCCTGGCAGCCCTGA
- a CDS encoding helix-turn-helix domain-containing protein, with amino-acid sequence MAETEAALRTLAHNVRTARTRAGLSLDELGRRAKVSKGALVGLEKAQGNPNFATLVRLADTLGVSVSALMEGPAEDRVRVVSADAVVPLWAGERGSEARLMLTTSGPAPVEVWRWRLQPGEEYPSHPHQAGVVETVSVTAGRMVLVVDGAEHPVAAGQTATFDADAPHTYRGAGDEECHLIMTVHLPPGA; translated from the coding sequence ATGGCCGAGACAGAGGCAGCCCTGCGCACGCTCGCGCACAACGTCAGGACGGCGCGCACCCGTGCGGGACTGTCCCTGGACGAACTGGGCCGGCGCGCGAAGGTCAGCAAAGGAGCCCTGGTCGGTCTGGAGAAGGCTCAGGGGAATCCCAACTTCGCCACCCTGGTCCGGCTGGCCGACACCCTCGGCGTCTCGGTGTCGGCCCTCATGGAGGGCCCGGCCGAAGACCGCGTCCGGGTGGTGTCCGCCGATGCCGTGGTGCCGCTGTGGGCCGGCGAGCGGGGCAGCGAGGCCCGGCTCATGCTCACCACCTCCGGCCCGGCTCCCGTGGAGGTCTGGCGCTGGCGGCTCCAGCCCGGCGAGGAGTACCCCAGCCATCCCCATCAGGCGGGAGTCGTCGAGACGGTCAGCGTCACCGCGGGACGGATGGTCCTGGTCGTCGACGGCGCCGAGCACCCGGTGGCGGCCGGGCAGACCGCCACCTTCGACGCCGACGCCCCGCACACCTACCGCGGGGCGGGCGACGAGGAGTGCCACCTGATCATGACGGTCCACCTGCCGCCCGGCGCCTGA
- a CDS encoding xanthine dehydrogenase small subunit, which yields MVGARVTVNGEEAPIAPAAPHTTVLDFLRERGLTGTKEGCAEGECGACSVLVARPGVDKPTDWVAVNACLVPVAALDGQEIVTAEGLATAGEPGCPPGLHPVQEEMAVRGGSQCGYCTPGFVCSMAAEYYRPDRCAHPEPADGTDAEHGPNGFDLHALSGNLCRCTGYRPIRDAAFAVGRPADDDPLAQRREQDPPAPVATEYVRDDSAFLRKSTLAETLRLLRERPDAVVVAGSTDWGVEVNIRARRAGCVVAIDRLPELRELRVEDDFIEIGAALTLTEIERRLDGSVPLLAELFPQFASRLIRNGATFGGNLGTGSPIGDSPPALLALEASLLLADADGEREVPLADYFTGYRRSVRRPGELIRAVRIPLPLSPVVAFHKIAKRRFDDISSVAVGFALDIEDGIVRKARIGLGGVAATPIRALATEVALEGRPWSAETAEAAARVLRGEGTPMDDHRASALYRSAMLGQSLLKLHAQTTEAVPS from the coding sequence ATGGTAGGGGCACGCGTCACGGTCAACGGGGAAGAGGCGCCGATCGCTCCGGCCGCGCCCCACACCACGGTGCTGGACTTCCTGCGCGAGCGTGGCCTGACCGGTACCAAGGAGGGCTGCGCCGAAGGCGAATGCGGTGCCTGTTCGGTCCTCGTGGCCCGGCCCGGGGTGGACAAGCCCACCGACTGGGTGGCGGTCAACGCCTGCCTGGTCCCGGTCGCGGCGCTCGACGGCCAGGAGATCGTCACCGCCGAAGGGCTCGCCACCGCGGGCGAACCCGGCTGCCCGCCCGGCCTGCACCCGGTGCAGGAGGAGATGGCGGTCCGCGGCGGTTCCCAGTGCGGTTACTGCACACCGGGCTTCGTCTGCAGCATGGCCGCCGAGTACTACCGGCCCGACCGCTGCGCGCACCCCGAGCCGGCCGACGGCACCGACGCCGAGCACGGCCCCAACGGGTTCGATCTGCACGCGCTGAGCGGGAACCTGTGCCGCTGCACCGGCTACCGCCCGATCCGCGACGCCGCGTTCGCCGTCGGCCGGCCGGCCGACGACGACCCGCTGGCGCAGCGGCGCGAGCAGGACCCGCCCGCACCCGTCGCCACCGAGTACGTCCGGGACGACAGCGCCTTCCTGCGCAAGAGCACCCTGGCCGAGACGCTGCGGCTGCTGCGCGAGCGGCCCGACGCGGTCGTGGTCGCCGGCTCCACCGACTGGGGCGTCGAGGTCAACATCCGCGCCCGCCGGGCGGGTTGCGTCGTCGCGATCGACCGGCTGCCCGAACTGCGGGAGCTGCGCGTGGAGGACGACTTCATCGAGATCGGCGCGGCGCTGACGCTGACCGAGATCGAACGCCGCCTCGACGGCAGCGTTCCGCTGCTGGCGGAGCTGTTCCCGCAGTTCGCCTCCCGGCTCATCCGCAACGGCGCCACGTTCGGCGGCAACCTCGGCACCGGTTCCCCGATCGGTGACAGCCCGCCGGCGCTGCTCGCGCTGGAGGCGTCGCTGCTGCTCGCCGACGCCGACGGCGAACGCGAGGTCCCGCTGGCGGACTACTTCACCGGCTACCGGCGCAGCGTGCGCCGGCCGGGCGAGCTGATCCGCGCGGTGCGGATCCCGCTGCCGCTGTCGCCGGTCGTCGCCTTCCACAAGATTGCCAAGCGCCGTTTCGACGACATCTCCAGCGTGGCCGTCGGATTCGCGCTCGACATCGAGGACGGCATCGTCCGCAAGGCGCGCATCGGCCTGGGCGGCGTCGCCGCCACCCCGATCCGCGCGCTCGCCACCGAGGTGGCCCTGGAGGGCAGGCCCTGGTCGGCGGAGACCGCCGAGGCCGCGGCGAGGGTGCTGCGCGGTGAGGGCACACCGATGGACGATCACCGCGCCAGCGCCCTCTACCGCTCCGCGATGCTCGGCCAGAGCCTGCTGAAGCTGCACGCGCAAACCACCGAGGCGGTGCCGTCATGA
- the xdhB gene encoding xanthine dehydrogenase molybdopterin binding subunit, which translates to MSHLSQRPEKPVVGVPLPHESAALHVTGAALYTDDLVHRTKDVLHAYPVQVMKAHGRITALRTEPALAVPGVVRVLTGADVPGVNDAGMKHDEPLFPDEVMFHGHAVAWVLGETLEAARLGAAAVEVELEELPSLITLQDAIAAGSFHGARPVMETGDVEAGFADSAHVFTGEFQFAGQEHFYLETHAALAQVDENGQVFVQSSTQHPSETQEIVSHVLGVPAHEVTVQCLRMGGGFGGKEMQPHGFAAVAALGAKLTGRPVRFRLNRTQDLTMSGKRHGFHATWRIGFDAEGRIQALDATLTADGGWSLDLSEPVLARALCHIDNTYWIPNARVAGRIAKTNTVSNTAFRGFGGPQGMLVIEDILGRCAPRLGLDPMELRERNFYQPGQGQTTPYGQPVTQAERISTVWQQVKDDAGIADRKREIAAFNAAHPHTKRALALTGIKFGISFNLTAFNQGGALVLIYKDGSVLINHGGTEMGQGLHTKMMQVAATTLGIPLHKVRLAPTRTDKVPNTSATAASSGADLNGGAIKNACEQLRGRLEQVAATQLGGNASDVRIVEGVARVLGSDKELAWDDLVRTAYFQRVQLSAAGFYRTEGLHWDAGTFRGSPFKYFAHGAAATEVEVDGFTGAYRIRRVDIVHDVGDSLSPLIDIGQVEGGFVQGAGWLTLEDLRWDVSDGPNRGRLLTQAASTYKLPSFSEMPEEFNVTLLENATEEGAVYGSKAVGEPPLMLAFSVREALRQAAAAFGPDGVGVELASPATPEAVYWAIQAARRAGAGRSGRAGATAGVDGTAAGAGVGSHTTALSDA; encoded by the coding sequence ATGAGCCACTTGTCCCAGCGTCCCGAGAAGCCCGTCGTCGGCGTGCCGCTGCCGCACGAGAGCGCGGCCCTGCACGTCACCGGCGCCGCGCTGTACACCGACGACCTCGTCCACCGGACCAAGGACGTGCTGCACGCCTATCCGGTCCAGGTCATGAAGGCCCACGGGCGGATCACCGCGCTGCGCACCGAGCCCGCGCTCGCCGTGCCCGGTGTGGTGCGCGTGCTGACCGGTGCCGACGTGCCCGGCGTCAACGACGCCGGCATGAAGCACGACGAGCCGCTCTTCCCGGACGAGGTCATGTTCCACGGCCACGCGGTCGCCTGGGTGCTCGGCGAGACCCTGGAGGCGGCCCGCCTCGGCGCCGCCGCCGTCGAGGTGGAACTCGAGGAACTGCCCTCCCTGATCACCCTCCAGGACGCCATCGCGGCGGGCAGCTTCCACGGCGCCCGGCCCGTGATGGAGACCGGCGACGTCGAAGCCGGCTTCGCCGACTCCGCGCACGTGTTCACCGGCGAGTTCCAGTTCGCCGGGCAGGAGCACTTCTACCTGGAGACGCACGCCGCGCTCGCCCAGGTCGACGAGAACGGGCAGGTGTTCGTCCAGAGCAGCACCCAGCACCCCTCCGAGACCCAGGAGATCGTCTCCCACGTGCTCGGCGTGCCCGCCCACGAGGTGACCGTCCAGTGCCTGCGCATGGGCGGCGGCTTCGGCGGCAAGGAGATGCAGCCGCACGGCTTCGCGGCCGTCGCCGCCCTCGGCGCCAAGCTCACCGGCCGTCCGGTCCGCTTCCGGCTCAACCGGACGCAGGACCTGACCATGTCCGGCAAGCGGCACGGTTTCCACGCCACGTGGAGGATCGGTTTCGACGCCGAGGGCCGCATCCAGGCCCTGGACGCCACCCTGACCGCGGACGGCGGCTGGAGCCTGGACCTGTCCGAGCCGGTGCTGGCCCGCGCGCTGTGCCACATCGACAACACCTACTGGATCCCCAACGCGCGCGTCGCCGGCCGCATCGCCAAGACCAACACGGTCTCCAACACCGCCTTCCGCGGCTTCGGCGGACCGCAAGGCATGCTGGTGATCGAGGACATCCTGGGCCGCTGCGCACCGCGGCTCGGCCTGGACCCCATGGAGCTGCGCGAGCGCAACTTCTACCAGCCGGGCCAGGGGCAGACGACGCCGTACGGACAGCCGGTCACACAGGCCGAGCGGATCTCCACCGTCTGGCAGCAGGTGAAGGACGACGCCGGCATCGCCGACCGCAAGCGGGAGATCGCCGCCTTCAACGCCGCGCACCCGCACACCAAGCGGGCGCTCGCGCTCACCGGAATCAAGTTCGGCATCTCGTTCAACCTCACCGCCTTCAACCAGGGCGGCGCGCTGGTGCTGATCTACAAGGACGGCTCCGTCCTGATCAACCACGGCGGCACCGAGATGGGCCAGGGCCTGCACACCAAGATGATGCAGGTCGCGGCGACCACCCTGGGCATCCCGCTGCACAAGGTCCGCCTCGCCCCCACGCGCACCGACAAGGTGCCCAACACCTCCGCGACGGCCGCCAGTTCCGGGGCCGACCTCAACGGCGGGGCGATCAAGAACGCCTGCGAGCAGCTCCGCGGGCGGCTGGAGCAGGTGGCCGCCACCCAGCTGGGCGGCAACGCGTCGGACGTACGCATCGTCGAGGGCGTCGCCCGCGTCCTCGGCAGTGACAAGGAACTGGCCTGGGACGACCTGGTGCGCACCGCGTACTTCCAGCGGGTGCAGCTCTCGGCGGCCGGCTTCTACCGGACCGAGGGGCTGCACTGGGACGCCGGGACGTTCCGGGGCTCGCCGTTCAAGTACTTCGCGCACGGCGCCGCCGCGACCGAGGTCGAGGTGGACGGCTTCACCGGGGCGTACCGCATCCGGCGGGTGGACATCGTGCACGACGTCGGCGACAGCCTGTCCCCGCTGATCGACATCGGCCAGGTCGAGGGCGGGTTCGTGCAGGGCGCGGGCTGGCTGACCCTGGAGGACCTGCGCTGGGACGTCAGCGACGGGCCGAACCGCGGCCGGCTGCTGACCCAGGCCGCGAGCACCTACAAGCTGCCGAGCTTCTCGGAGATGCCCGAGGAGTTCAACGTCACGCTGCTGGAGAACGCCACCGAGGAGGGCGCGGTGTACGGCTCCAAGGCGGTGGGGGAGCCTCCGCTGATGCTGGCGTTCTCGGTGCGCGAGGCGCTGCGGCAGGCCGCCGCCGCGTTCGGGCCGGACGGCGTCGGCGTCGAGCTGGCCTCGCCCGCCACGCCGGAGGCGGTGTACTGGGCGATCCAGGCGGCGCGCCGCGCGGGTGCGGGACGGAGCGGCCGGGCAGGGGCCACCGCCGGCGTGGACGGGACCGCCGCCGGCGCCGGGGTCGGCAGCCACACCACAGCGCTGAGCGATGCCTGA
- the xdhC gene encoding xanthine dehydrogenase accessory protein XdhC yields the protein MTWVGAVARLRARREPGVLVTVATVRGHAPRDAGAKLVVGRTETWGSIGGGNVEAVAIDRAREMIAASEPKPELMDFALNDKVTSRHGVQCCGGTVSVLLEPLPVVRAVAIFGVGHVGLELARILARQDLDLHLIDSRSDVLAGERLAVLADAAAQVHVHHTPLLPEEVLAKLPRGTHVLIMTHDHAEDAALCDAALRTPHLGSVGLIGSAAKWARFRKMLAGEGGHDEAAIARIKTPIGLAGITGKEPATIAVSVAADLLRAFEAEETDPV from the coding sequence ATGACCTGGGTCGGCGCGGTCGCGCGGCTGCGAGCACGCCGGGAGCCCGGCGTGCTGGTGACCGTCGCGACCGTGCGCGGCCACGCTCCGCGCGACGCCGGCGCGAAACTCGTCGTGGGGCGGACCGAGACGTGGGGCTCGATCGGCGGCGGGAACGTCGAGGCCGTCGCGATCGACCGGGCCAGGGAGATGATCGCCGCGTCCGAGCCGAAGCCGGAGCTGATGGATTTCGCCCTGAACGACAAGGTGACCAGCCGGCACGGCGTGCAGTGCTGCGGCGGCACGGTCTCGGTACTGCTCGAACCGCTGCCGGTGGTACGGGCGGTGGCGATCTTCGGTGTCGGTCACGTCGGCCTGGAACTGGCGCGCATCCTGGCACGTCAGGACCTCGATCTGCATCTGATCGACTCCCGGTCCGACGTGCTCGCCGGGGAACGGCTCGCCGTGCTCGCGGACGCGGCCGCCCAGGTGCACGTCCACCACACGCCGCTGCTGCCCGAGGAGGTGCTGGCGAAGCTGCCCCGCGGCACCCACGTCCTGATCATGACCCATGATCACGCGGAGGACGCCGCGCTGTGCGACGCCGCCCTGCGTACACCCCACCTCGGTTCGGTCGGGCTGATCGGATCGGCGGCGAAGTGGGCGCGGTTCCGCAAGATGCTGGCCGGCGAGGGAGGCCACGACGAGGCCGCCATCGCCCGGATCAAGACCCCGATCGGACTGGCCGGCATCACCGGCAAGGAACCCGCGACGATCGCCGTGAGCGTGGCCGCGGATCTGCTGCGCGCCTTCGAGGCCGAGGAGACCGACCCGGTCTGA
- a CDS encoding hemerythrin domain-containing protein encodes MSSTDVVELILQDHRRMEDLFRTMRNVEADRAAALEEFAGLLIAHASAEEEKVYPALRRYKNVDGEDVEHSVHEHHEANEALLALLEVDDTGSQEWDEKLEELVTAVNHHADEEERTLLNDARENVSDERRAELGEAFRAARAQHLEAGCGSVENVRKLVESVKD; translated from the coding sequence GTGTCGTCGACCGATGTCGTCGAGCTGATCCTGCAGGACCACCGCCGTATGGAAGACCTGTTCCGTACGATGCGCAACGTCGAAGCCGACCGCGCCGCCGCTCTGGAGGAGTTCGCGGGCCTGCTCATCGCGCACGCCTCGGCGGAGGAGGAGAAGGTCTACCCCGCCCTGCGCCGCTACAAGAACGTGGACGGCGAAGACGTCGAGCACAGCGTCCATGAGCACCATGAGGCGAACGAGGCGCTGCTCGCCCTGCTCGAGGTGGACGACACGGGGTCGCAGGAGTGGGACGAGAAGCTGGAGGAACTCGTCACGGCGGTCAACCACCACGCCGACGAGGAGGAGCGGACCCTGCTCAACGACGCCCGGGAGAACGTGAGCGACGAGCGCCGCGCCGAGCTGGGCGAGGCGTTCCGCGCGGCACGCGCGCAGCACCTGGAGGCGGGCTGCGGCAGCGTCGAGAACGTGCGCAAGCTGGTGGAGTCCGTCAAGGACTGA
- a CDS encoding ATP-binding protein, translated as MDESSVRAVGWARSLPMNTGPKAARDWAREHLDSLGWTHSAPQTVDDVLLTVSELVTNAHVHAHSTARLVLAWDGQCLHVTVHDDVRALPTPREPSRDGLGGRGMLLVDALADEWEARPCPDGKSVTACFRPPNPSRRAR; from the coding sequence GTGGACGAATCGTCAGTCCGGGCGGTGGGCTGGGCACGCTCGCTGCCCATGAACACGGGGCCGAAGGCGGCGCGCGACTGGGCGCGCGAGCACCTGGACAGCCTCGGCTGGACGCACAGCGCCCCGCAGACGGTGGACGATGTGCTGCTGACCGTGTCGGAGCTGGTCACCAACGCGCACGTTCACGCCCACTCCACCGCCCGGCTGGTGCTGGCGTGGGACGGGCAGTGCCTGCACGTCACCGTGCACGACGACGTGCGCGCACTGCCCACCCCCCGCGAACCCAGCCGCGACGGACTGGGCGGGCGGGGCATGCTGCTGGTCGACGCCCTGGCCGACGAATGGGAAGCCCGTCCCTGCCCGGACGGAAAGTCGGTCACCGCCTGCTTCCGGCCCCCGAACCCGTCCCGGCGTGCCCGCTGA
- a CDS encoding RNA polymerase sigma factor SigF — translation MTTTVQAAECTTAMPEITDPSKVAPGDARELSKLFFSRLATLEEGTPEYQYARNTLIEMNMSLVRFAAGRFRSRGPEEMEDIVQVGMIGLIKAIDRFEISREVEFTSFAVPYIVGEIKRFFRDTSWAVHVPRRLQEARVQLARATEELRSRLGRTPTTKELSELMSLPEEEVVEARLASNGYNSASLDAAINGSEDGEAALADFIGTDDAALELVEDFHALAPMIANLDERDRQIIHWRFVEELTQKEIGERLGISQMHVSRLISRLLARLREGMLSTS, via the coding sequence ATGACGACGACCGTGCAGGCTGCTGAGTGCACTACCGCCATGCCGGAGATTACGGATCCGTCGAAGGTGGCGCCCGGGGACGCGCGAGAGCTGTCGAAGCTGTTCTTCAGCCGGCTGGCGACGCTGGAGGAGGGGACACCCGAGTACCAGTACGCGCGCAACACGCTGATCGAGATGAACATGTCCCTGGTCCGCTTCGCGGCCGGCCGGTTCCGCAGCCGGGGCCCGGAGGAGATGGAGGACATCGTCCAGGTCGGCATGATCGGTCTGATCAAGGCCATCGACCGGTTCGAGATCTCCCGTGAGGTGGAGTTCACCTCCTTCGCCGTTCCGTACATCGTCGGTGAGATCAAGCGCTTCTTCCGCGACACCTCCTGGGCCGTGCACGTGCCGCGCCGCCTGCAGGAGGCGCGGGTGCAGCTGGCCCGCGCCACCGAGGAACTGCGCAGCCGGCTGGGTCGCACCCCCACGACCAAGGAACTGTCCGAGCTGATGAGCCTTCCGGAGGAAGAGGTCGTCGAGGCCCGGCTGGCGTCCAACGGCTACAACTCCGCCTCCCTCGACGCCGCCATCAACGGCAGCGAGGACGGCGAGGCGGCCCTCGCCGACTTCATCGGCACCGACGACGCCGCGCTGGAACTGGTCGAGGACTTCCACGCCCTGGCCCCGATGATCGCCAACCTCGACGAGCGCGACCGGCAGATCATCCACTGGCGGTTCGTCGAGGAGCTCACCCAGAAGGAGATCGGCGAGCGGCTCGGCATCTCCCAGATGCACGTCTCCCGGCTGATCTCCCGGCTGCTGGCCCGCCTGCGCGAGGGCATGCTCAGCACCAGCTGA
- a CDS encoding ATP-binding protein, which produces MPTGTPPDVAVLVGLQASGKSTFCRQWLTGPYELVSKDLFPRSARHRQRRQMRLVAEALAAGRSVAVDNTNPSPQEWTPLVAAGHAHGATVTAYWFPPDLAGSLARNALREGRARIPDVGIRATAKRLRRPSRADGFDTVLEVRFDGRGGFRVRPVPEPPRHVRAAPDGGR; this is translated from the coding sequence GTGCCGACCGGGACACCGCCGGACGTGGCCGTGCTCGTGGGGCTCCAGGCCTCCGGCAAGTCGACGTTCTGCCGCCAGTGGCTGACAGGGCCGTACGAGCTGGTCAGCAAGGACCTGTTCCCCCGGTCCGCCCGGCACCGGCAGCGGCGGCAGATGCGGCTGGTGGCGGAGGCGCTGGCCGCCGGCAGGTCCGTGGCGGTCGACAACACCAACCCGTCCCCGCAGGAGTGGACCCCGCTGGTCGCGGCCGGGCACGCGCACGGCGCGACGGTCACCGCCTACTGGTTCCCGCCGGACCTCGCGGGATCACTGGCACGCAACGCGCTGCGGGAGGGGCGGGCGCGGATCCCCGACGTCGGGATCCGCGCCACCGCGAAGCGGCTGCGCCGCCCCTCGCGGGCGGACGGCTTCGACACCGTCCTGGAGGTGCGGTTCGACGGCCGCGGCGGCTTCCGGGTGCGTCCCGTCCCCGAGCCGCCGCGTCACGTGCGGGCGGCACCGGACGGCGGTCGCTGA
- a CDS encoding EF-hand domain-containing protein: MSEKARKLFEALDLDHNGTLTREEVIVALRSKGPSLAASGVLPFWGVQDTDASSALFDAADQNGDSVLTLEEFAAVVDRRFGWS; encoded by the coding sequence ATGAGTGAGAAGGCCCGGAAGCTGTTCGAGGCGCTGGACCTCGACCACAACGGGACGCTGACCCGCGAAGAGGTGATCGTCGCCCTGCGGTCCAAGGGGCCCTCCCTGGCCGCCTCCGGTGTCCTGCCGTTCTGGGGCGTCCAGGACACCGATGCCTCTTCCGCGCTGTTCGACGCCGCCGACCAGAACGGGGACTCCGTGCTGACCCTGGAGGAGTTCGCCGCGGTGGTGGACCGGCGCTTCGGCTGGAGCTGA
- a CDS encoding flavin reductase family protein, with translation MVDTEAFFDGLNPQMCVVTAAVGDERAGCLVGFSAQCSIRPLRYVVFLSKANRTYRVARAADRLAVHLLTRDQHDLAALFGGETGDEVDKFRRVRWRREHGGAVVLEDAAAWLVGAVRTRVDGGDHVGFVLEAERSGHGGDDGPPLRLRDSLDIDPGHPAG, from the coding sequence GTGGTGGACACCGAAGCATTCTTCGACGGGCTGAATCCGCAGATGTGCGTGGTCACGGCGGCGGTGGGGGACGAGCGGGCCGGCTGCCTGGTCGGTTTCTCCGCGCAGTGCTCCATCCGGCCGCTGCGGTACGTGGTCTTCCTCTCCAAGGCCAACCGCACCTACCGGGTGGCCCGCGCCGCCGACCGTCTCGCCGTCCATCTGCTGACCCGCGACCAGCACGACCTGGCCGCGCTGTTCGGCGGGGAGACCGGTGACGAGGTCGACAAGTTCCGCCGGGTGCGCTGGCGGCGGGAGCACGGCGGGGCGGTCGTCCTGGAGGACGCGGCCGCCTGGCTGGTCGGCGCCGTGCGCACCCGCGTCGACGGCGGGGATCACGTCGGGTTCGTGCTCGAAGCCGAGCGGAGCGGACACGGCGGCGACGACGGTCCGCCGCTGCGGCTGCGCGACAGCCTGGACATCGATCCGGGTCATCCGGCGGGCTGA